The Eriocheir sinensis breed Jianghai 21 chromosome 29, ASM2467909v1, whole genome shotgun sequence genomic interval gccatcttctcttcccgtcccttcccttcccttccctgccctctcaTCCCATCTCCTGtccctgtagcagtcaccgctcaaatttcgtgttccttcccctttccttgtattcgtttccttccttcccatcccaagaTCCTCCTGTCCCACCCTCTCACCGCccgtcccttccctgccctctcatcccatctcctgtcccctcctctcccttttcccttcccttccttacccttcccttccttcccatcccaagaTCCTCCTgtcccaccctctcccctcccctcccttcccttcccatcccatctcatcctgtcccctcccgtctcctctcccttcccttcctctctcagcccctccctccctgactcaCGTATTCCTGAATGATGTCCACGGAGCGCCTGGCGGCCACGTCCCACTGATATCGGTAGATGAGTTCTCGCATGGTCTTCTGGATATACGGGTACACGTTCGACGACTCCAGTCCGTTAGCCAGCACGTAGGCCGACCCCGCGATCAGCATGACGAAGGTGATGAACGTCATGATGATGTACTGAacgtgaggaaggggaggggtggagaaggatagggaaggaagagggtagggaaggaagggtgaaggaagaagattagggagaggggagtggaggaggaggaggagggaagggagggaaaggaggagaaggaagaatgaatggaggatgaatgagtgagagggaaggaaaaaaaggaaaatcaattattgttatcattattattaatatcattattatcttcattattatcatgtcaTCATTATTAATTAtagctctactactactactactactactactgctactactactactactactactactactgctactactactactactactgctacatcccTTACTAACCCAAACTCTTATAATTAACCACTAAACTACAAGCTACTCGACATAACTACCATTTTCAACCATCACCTCAACCATTCATTCCTATAGTTACCCATTAAGGTTATAAAGCTATTATATAAATCCATTAAAACCGAGGCCTTCTATACCGTAACCCATTCTTAAAACcactgcttactactactactattactactactactactactactactactacaacctgtTACTTATGCGCTAATAGTTCTGAGACACCCATTTCACTACTTAAAaatcatttactactactacttttactactactactactactaccacctgttACTTATGCGCTAATAGTTCTGAGACACCCATTTCACTACTTAAaaatcatctactactactacttttactactactactactactaccaccccacACACTTACCTACTTCTAATACTGTTACTGTTAAGGTCTTAGTAAGTATATGTAAGTAGATATGTTAGTGCTGCTGTTAGTCTTAAGTTAAATGTAAGTACTTAGGTTCCAATCGTCTCTGGAATAGGATTGGATAGCGTTATAGAAGGGGATCAACATAAGCACATAGGATTAAGCTGTTTGGATCCTGTAGAAAAAATTGGGTCATAAGGAATTTAATTGAAGATGCTGGAATAGGTTGTTTTAGGAGATTATTATACATAGGgttagtatttctctctctctctctctctctctctctctctctctctctctctctctctctctctctctctctcaggtcaaaGGTCGctgtgtcttcctcttcttcttctattttcttcctttctcttcctttttctttttcttccttttttctctttttctttattttttcttctttttttctttattttcttttcctttttttcttacttttcttcctttttatttttattttcttccttttcttcttttctattttttttcttttttttctttcttttccttccacttcttcctctttctcctcttctttgtcttatcattctcttcctttttggtggtggtgatggtggtggtggtgatggtgatggtggtggtggtggtgatggtgatggtgatggtggtggtggtgatggtggtggtggtgatggtggtgattatcgTATATTCatgcaagcaaacacacacacacacatacacacacacacacacacacacacacacacacacacacacacacacacacacacacacacacacacacacacacacacacacacacacacacacacacacacacacaaaggatagTAAAAATGACCGGATGACTGGAGACGGCCTTACCTTACACATTCCGCCTTGAAGATGACTCACGCTGACTGGCCGTTcccttgactgactgagtgactaactgatgactgatATGGAAAGTGGCTTACAGATAAACAACTTACGATGACTGACAAGAGAATGGGTTAAGAatgactgatgactgactgacttacgaTGACTGACAAGAGAATGGGTTAAGAatgactgatgactgactgacttacgaTGACTAACAAAGAGAAGATAACTTAAAATGACTGAGtgactaactgatgactgatATGGAGAGTGACTTACAGATAAACTACTTACGATGACTAACAAGAGAATGAGTTAAGGATGACTGATGACTGACCTACTTACGATGACTAACAAATGGACGATAACTTAAAATGACTTAGTGATGACTGATATGGAGAGTGACTTACAGATAAACTACTTACGGTGACTGACAAGATAATGGGCTAAGGATGACTGATGACTGACTTAATTACGATGACTAACAAAGGGACGATAACTTAAAATGACTTAGTGATGACTGATATGGAGAGTGGCTTACTGATAAACTACTTACGATGACTGACAAGATAATGGGTTAAGGATGACTGATGACTTACATACGAAGAATAACAAAGGAAAGTAATCTTGAATGACAGGGATGAATGATGACTGACTTAGGAGGACTTACAAGGACGATAACTGAGAATGACTTATTGATGATTGACTTACCTACGAAGACTAACATAAACGATATCTTAAAATGACTTACTTATGACTAATTGACTTACATACGATAACTTACAAGGGATGATAACTGAGGATGACTTACCTACGATATCTTAAAATGACTTACTGATGACTAACTAACATACGATACGTTAACTTACAAGGGATGATGAATGAGGATGACTTACTGATGACCGACTAAATGACTTACATATAATAACTTACAAGAACGATAACTGAGAATGACTTACTGATGACTGATGACTGACTAACTTACCGACAATAACTTACAAGAACGATAACTGAGAATGACTTACTGATGACTGATGACTGACTAACTTACCGACAATAACTTACAAGAACGATAAATGAGAATGGCTACAACTTTGGGATGACTATTGACTTACAGACGATGACTTAAGAGGGACGATGACTCAAactgatttacatatatttacttaCAATGCCAACAACTTAGACTAACTTACTGATGACTTACTTCAATTAGGGATGACCTAGGTTGACTTAGGATGACGATGACCGACTTAGCTTAATATCAATGCTGGAATGACTTAAATTGGGgtcaaaatatgagagagagagagagagagagagagagagagagagagagagagagagagagagaatgtccctTGCAACTTTTTTCCGCgtattttcaagttttttttttttttcatgtctcgcttagctacgcctcctcctcctcctcctcctcctcctcctcctcctcttggttttccccttctcttctgactaaggataaggaggaggaggaggaggaggaggagggaagaaatagaccttaaaaaaatgtgtttgcgcaatattgaagaaaaaaatatatccttctttttattattttttttctagttcactttttccctttattttccttccctcttcatcttcatcatcttcctcatcatcgtcttctCCTCGTCtaatctcttcttcatctccttgttgttgttgttgttgttgttgttgttgttgttgttgttgttgttgttgttgttgttgttcttgttcttcttgttcttgttcttgttcttcttcttcttcttcttcttcttcttcttcttcttcttcttcttcttcttcttcttcttcttcttcttcttcttcttcttcttcttcttcttcttcttcttctcctccttctttttcaactttctgattttctatgtaaatctatgtaaatcttcttcttcttcgtcttcttcttcttcttctttttctttttcttcttcttcttcttcttctccttctcttcttcttcttcttcttccttttctaacaCGGTCGAAAAAATccaaactttttttctcctctttgttcctccCGCTCTGGTTACTTTCACTGGGCGCATAAATATTTTCTCTAGGTCTTTCGCTGTGCCGGGAATGGATACAACGTCAAACACACCCTCGTTTtgttgtttggtttggtttgggttgaggaagaggaggaggaggaggaggaggaggaagagcgaacAAAGAATGGAcagagttaggaaggaaggaagggaaaggacagaacaggaagaaaggaaggcaggcatatgtgtgtgtgtgtgtgtgtgtgtgtgtgtgtgtgtgtgtgtgtgtgtgtgtgtgtgtgtgtgtgtgtgtgtgtgtgtgtgtgtgtgtgtgtgtgtgtgtgtgtgtgtgtgcgacagaGATAATCAAGTAACAGTCGCTGTGGTAAAGTTCAGATCGACAGGTTTGGAAGAAGTTCATTAGACAGACATTCTCGATCAGGCATATAATTAGTTCATTCCTCCTTGGTCGTGTCAAATCCACCGTCAAAATCAATCACTACAACACAGTTTCTACTTCAACATCTACGAACACGAAACAGAGAACCAAAACGGACGTACGGGAAAGCCAAGACCAAGAACCTCCACAACTATAGGCTTGGTCAACGTTAGAGGCTTGGCCAACGTTCCTCTCAcacagtggcggatccagctccaggtgaagggagggggggctgatatacaagatgggtgccataccataccatattatatatatatatatatatatatatatatatatatatatatatatatatatatatatatatatatatatatatatatatatatatatatatatatatatatatatatatatatatatatatatatatatatatatatatatatatatatatatatatatatatatatgcctatttCTTGTTTAATATTCACATATTCACATTTTCATATATTCACGGTAGGGTGGGCAGGATGCGTTACTGGATTTTAATCCACCAAATCTATCTGGCGCCGCTTGGCgctcatttttctatttattattttttttttttttacaaatacaaataagataatgtccgcaatttcttttttttctatgtttattatttcttttattattattattattattattattattattattattattattattattattattattattattattattattattattattattattgataggtgatttagtgtcaggtagtattagtgatatggttggatgatgattaggtatcatttatgtagtgtggtagtagtagtattagtaatagtagtagtagtagtagtagtattgttattatttttattatcattacaattaGTAGGCTAGTTATATACatagtgttcacaggaatgataccccccagatctcagtgaatctttaaaagggcgcaatttaggtcctaaagggggggggcccccccccccccctcccccactggatccgccactgcagtctcacacacacactgtattcaAATTCTACTTCAACTTCTACTAATACGGTAGAGAGAACCAAAACGGACGAAAGGGAAAGGCAGGACCAAAAACCTCCACTACTGTAGGCTTGAACGACGTAGAGGCTTGTTCAACGTTCTGTAGACTCTTCCAGcgttcctctctcacacacactgtaTTCAAATTCTACTTCAACACCTACGAACACGAAATAAAGAACCAAAACGGACGTAAGGGAAAGCCATGACCaatataccaccactaccataggCTTGGTCAACGTTAGAGGCTTGGTCCAACGTTCAATAGGCTTGTTCAACGTTTCTCTCACACAGCTCATCTCTACTCACGGCAACGATCACGGTCTTATTCGAGTAGTAGGAGCCGCAGCAGGCGAGGAAACAGTTAATCATGACCAGCGTGGAGGCGACCATGACGGTGTTCGTGGCCCTCCAGTAGAAGTGCAAGCCCAGGCTGTCCACGTACTCGCCCATGTCCGTGTCGAAGCGAATGTACAGGCACATGGCGAACACCCCTGCCCCGGCGGCCTAGGTGGTGGCGGCGCGcgaggatggaaaaggaggaagagaaaggagaaaagaaagggttaTTCAAATAGGAAATGCGCGGATATGGTGcccagagagagggagacaggatgTGCAGTGCCTCATCGTATAACCTGTAGCTGTAAATGGGAAAGGAATATTAGACCAAGAAAAATGAGATTAGTGAAAAGCGTAATATTCGTTACTACCTGATCTGATTTagagccagtttcacagttccccacgatgagttagtaagctcccaaaccaataccagagccttcgaaatttccttgtatagtgtctggtgtttatatttaagttcacaaatttgatgaaactatacgggaaaagtcttgcgtatttagtgtggcatcgaagacctcctcattttggattgtatgggattctatagtttggttcgggctgttacgaagacactgtgttggactgtgaaaccggctctTAGACCAAACCTATAACCAAACCTAATCGCACCTTCATAaaccctaaccaaacctagccagTCCCTACTCAACCCTAACCAAACCCTAACCAGTCCCTACTCAACCCTAACCAAACCCTAACAGGACCCTACTCAACCCTAACCAAACCCTAACAGGACCCTACTCAACCCTTCCCAAACCCTTACCAGACCCTACTCAACCCTTCCCAAACCCTAACCAATCCCTACTCATCCCTTCCCAAACCCTAACCAGTCCCTACTCAACCCTAACCAGACCCTACTCAACCCTAACCAAACCCTAACCAGACCCTACTCATCCCTTCCCAAACCCTAACCAAACCCTAACCAAACCTACTCAACCTTTCCCAAACCGCCACCACACCCACGTACAACAATGATCATAGGCCTGCTGGAGAAATAGGCGCCGCAGCAGGCCAAGAAGCAGTTTAGCATGACTAGAACGGCGCCCACGATGACGACCGTTGTTCCATTCCAGTAGTGATAAAGACTCAGGCCCTCGATGAAGTCATTCATGTCATGGTCGAACCGGATCCACAGGCCGATAGCGAACACCAACGCCCCGCCGCACTGCAAGATGGTAGAGGATGGGACGACGGCAGCAGAAGGGATGTTTGTTGTAGTGatgaataggagaggagagagaagtagatagtaagatagatagatagaaagatagatagatagattttaaaGCATGTGatgaataggagaggagagagaagtagatagtaagatagatagatagaaagatagatagatagattttaaaGCATGAGAGGAAGGCAGAAGAAAGGGAGCTTGTTGCAGTGatgaatgggagaggagggagaggtagataggtagatagatagatagatagatagatagattttaaagcatgagaggaaggcaggaagaaagggagctTGTTGCAGTGatgaataggagaggagagagaggtagataagtagaaagatagatagatagattttaaaGCATGGgacgaagacaggaagaaagggagctTGTTGCAGTGATGGATAGAAGTTGAAAGAAGAGCAGGGAGATGATAaatggcgggagaggaggaaggggagaagggttaCGATGCtagttgaaggagaggaaaggaaaaagaggagagaagaagagagaatagaggaaacgttaggaaggaaggaaggaagggataattatgatgacggagaggaagaggaaagaaaagagagagagaaagagagagagagagaggactggagATGAAAATAAGTGGATAGGTaatgaatagaagaggaagaagataaatagatagagagatagattgtaaaggatagggatgaaggaatgaaggaagggaaggagagagagagagagagaagtagtagtagtagtagtagtagtagttttaggagaggaaatatatatgataacaatggtggtgatggtggtggtggtggtgatggtggtggtggtggtggtggtggtggtggtggtgatgatggtggtggtaatgacgcATCTTCAGTGGCTcctatcttctctatctctctcttaatcgttatctttttttatcattaactTGCTATCTTAACCCACCtgcccaactctctctctctctctctctctctctctctctctctctctctctctctctctctctctctctctctctctatctatctatctatctatctatctatctatctatctatctatctatatcacatTCGCCCTcacaccccgacacacacacacacacacacacacacacacacacacacacacacacacacacacacacacacacacacacacacacacacacacatgcacgtaaaAGTAACTTaacctatttacttttttttcctgctcttttttttttttctagaaggAGAATTTTAATTAGTAGTAACCGGTtgtggacagaggaggaggaggaggaggaggaggaggaggaggaggaggcctttcACTTCTAATCGATCCGGGTCAGCGCTTGGGGTCAAAAAAATATTCGCTAGGTCATTGGTTCTTGgcattttattaatttatttgtttatttgttttgattttcttgtttttatgttgttcgttttctttttgctgttgttgttgttgttctgagattgtttttatttttttattttactttcgtttttttttttcttgtcgaagattttttttttcttccttcttatttttcgtcacttttcctccttattcttattttcatcatgattgtttttctttcttcttttttttctactcgtaTTTTCACTTTCGATCGGTTACCTGTTCACGGTTATTGATTAATTTACTTTCCTTTACCTGTTTGCCGGTAAAAGTGCctcaatcactactactactactactactaatgctgttgctactactatgtCTACTTttaactaccattactactactactactactactgcaaattGGTGACTATGTATTGAAACTTTCTCTATTAAGTCACCTTTGAACCAGGTAACGAAATCAAGGTGTCATTAGGATCGATTAGAGACTCCCTAAGCACGTgatggaggctgaggaggaggaggaggaggaggaggaggaggcggaggaaggtggggacaaaggaagatagatagatagatagatagattgtgtatgtgtgtgtgtgtgtgtgagagagagatgaagaattgGTTGTGAttgttagaggaggagaaggaggaagaagaaaaaaaagtggaggaggaagttgatTAATTGGGACgttgtgtgagaggaggaggaggaggaggaggaggaggaggaggaggaggaggaggagaaagggagacaaatagAGGAATTAGTTCAAGAGATGAGAATgcaggaagtaagaggaggaggaggaggaggaggaggaggaggaggacgaggagagagagagagagagagagagagagagagagagagagagagagagagaggtatagggGGGTAGGGGTGTGTAGGGGACAGCtctcactcatcatcatcatcatcatcattattttctctattcctatcatcattatttttcttccttattcctttctttatcaatattttcctcctttattcttgtGCTTATCAATGTTATCCTTATTATCGTTTATCAtcgtcttccctttttttccgttttctttttccttttttttttctccctattcttGGTTGGAGTTTAATTACAACCaagaacagagaggaaaaaaaaaaggaaaagtcgtTTAacgtttaacaaggctttcgtaggagttatatgggcatttccaggggtagttatatgaccctggt includes:
- the LOC127004838 gene encoding tetraspanin-2A-like isoform X1 — encoded protein: MARGKGSATSGWDEHHELLQYLLYIFNTVFFCGGALVFAIGLWIRFDHDMNDFIEGLSLYHYWNGTTVVIVGAVLVMLNCFLACCGAYFSSRPMIIVYIIMTFITFVMLIAGSAYVLANGLESSNVYPYIQKTMRELIYRYQWDVAARRSVDIIQEYVGCCGGYSSSDFTDIHLPVPNTCRDQVTGNQYGDSCAEIFAQYLEVRTGWLTGLSLCLCFFQCFAVMISICMYMAIRERDEMKRDRM
- the LOC127004838 gene encoding tetraspanin-2A-like isoform X2, encoding MARGKGSATSGWDEHHELLQYLLYIFNTVFFAAGAGVFAMCLYIRFDTDMGEYVDSLGLHFYWRATNTVMVASTLVMINCFLACCGSYYSNKTVIVAYIIMTFITFVMLIAGSAYVLANGLESSNVYPYIQKTMRELIYRYQWDVAARRSVDIIQEYVGCCGGYSSSDFTDIHLPVPNTCRDQVTGNQYGDSCAEIFAQYLEVRTGWLTGLSLCLCFFQCFAVMISICMYMAIRERDEMKRDRM